Proteins encoded together in one Passer domesticus isolate bPasDom1 chromosome 6, bPasDom1.hap1, whole genome shotgun sequence window:
- the SPI1 gene encoding transcription factor PU.1 produces the protein MLQACKMEGFPLIPPPSEDMVPYESDLYRQPHDYYQYLNSDGESHGDHYWEYHPHHMHSEFETFGDNHFTELQSVQPPQLQQLYRHMEIEQMHVLDSAIPTTHIGLNHQVSYLPRMYFSPPQPSSDEEDIERQSPPLEVSDGENDGVDPGPGIMHGETGSKKKIRLYQFLLDLLRSGDMKDSIWWVDKEKGTFQFSSKHKEALAHRWGIQKGNRKKMTYQKMARALRNYGKTGEVKKVKKKLTYQFSGEVMGRGATDRKHYPH, from the exons ATGTTGCAagcttgcaagatggaaggatTTCCCCTTATTCCCCCT CCCTCTGAAGATATGGTACCCTATGAGTCAGACCTCTACCGACAGCCCCATGACTATTACCAGTATCTCAACAGTGATGGAGAGAGTCATGGTG ATCATTATTGGGAATACCATCCACACCACATGCACAGTGAATTCGAGACCTTTGGAGACAACCATTTCACAGAGCTGCAGAGTGtgcagcctccccagctgcagcagctctacAGGCACATGGAGATCGAGCAAATGCATGTCTTGGATTCTGCAATCCCAACCACACACATCGGACTCAACCATCAG GTGTCCTATTTGCCCCGGATGTACTTCTCTCCACCTCAGCCCAGCTCTGACGAGGAGGACATAGAGAGGCAGAGCCCCCCCTTGGAGGTTTCAGATGGGGAGAATGATGGTGTTGACCCTGGGCCTGGAATTATGCATGGAGAAACAG GCAGCAAGAAAAAGATACGTCTGTATCAGTTCCTTCTGGACCTTCTCCGCAGTGGGGACATGAAGGACAGCATTTGGTGGGTGGACAAGGAGAAAGGTACATTCCAGTTCTCCTCCAAACACAAAGAAGCATTGGCCCATCGCTGGGGCATCCAGAAAGGCAACCGCAAGAAAATGACCTACCAGAAGATGGCACGGGCTTTGAGAAACTATGGCAAGACAGGGGAGGTCAAGAAAGTTAAGAAGAAGCTGACCTACCAGTTTAGTGGAGAGGTGATGGGAAGGGGGGCCACTGATAGGAAGCATTATCCTCACTGA